In the genome of Shewanella glacialimarina, one region contains:
- a CDS encoding DNA cytosine methyltransferase, giving the protein MSGLIVDNFAGGGGASTGIAWAIGRSVDIAINHDPDAIAMHAANHPDTLHYCESVFDIDPVQATAGKPVDLAWFSPDCKHFSKAKGCKPVNKEIRGLAWVTIRWAMKVRPKVIMLENVEEFKTWGPLIECQNTGDMRPNPELKGETFEAFVNMLSTGIDADHPALNECVDTLGLVNTAKLIKGLGYKVEWHEMRACDFGSPTIRKRFFMIARCDNQPIVWPQPTHGAPNSEGVKLGTLKPWRTAAECIDWSIPCKSIFGRKRPLAENTMKRIAKGIQRFVIDSAKPFKAPAQALVTPFITECANASAQRNMPADEPLRTICAEVKGGHFALVTSHMVKMRGTNIGFEMTEPAHTITAGGLHLGEVRAFFIKYYGNEQDGVACNEPLHTITTNDRFGLVIIKGEPYQIVDIGLRMLEPHELFACQGFNSDYIISDYNGKTTKKQQVARVGNSVPPQLSEALVKANLPEQCTQLAKVA; this is encoded by the coding sequence ATGAGTGGATTAATCGTTGATAACTTCGCTGGCGGTGGTGGTGCAAGTACCGGTATTGCATGGGCAATTGGGCGCAGTGTTGACATTGCAATCAATCATGACCCAGATGCAATTGCCATGCATGCCGCCAACCACCCAGACACATTGCATTATTGCGAGTCTGTATTTGATATTGACCCAGTGCAAGCCACTGCAGGTAAGCCGGTTGATTTGGCATGGTTTAGCCCAGACTGTAAGCACTTTTCAAAAGCCAAAGGCTGCAAGCCGGTTAATAAAGAAATACGGGGTCTTGCATGGGTAACTATTCGCTGGGCAATGAAAGTGCGACCAAAAGTCATCATGTTAGAAAACGTTGAAGAATTTAAAACATGGGGACCATTAATTGAATGCCAAAATACTGGTGACATGCGACCAAATCCTGAACTTAAAGGTGAAACGTTCGAAGCATTTGTAAACATGTTAAGCACGGGTATTGATGCTGATCACCCTGCACTCAATGAATGCGTTGACACCCTTGGGCTTGTTAATACCGCCAAACTAATTAAAGGCCTTGGCTATAAAGTTGAATGGCATGAAATGCGTGCATGTGATTTTGGTTCGCCAACCATTCGCAAACGCTTCTTTATGATTGCACGTTGCGATAATCAACCAATCGTATGGCCACAACCAACACACGGCGCACCAAATAGTGAAGGTGTAAAACTAGGTACATTAAAACCCTGGCGAACGGCTGCGGAGTGCATCGATTGGTCAATACCCTGTAAATCAATATTTGGCCGCAAACGCCCATTAGCCGAAAACACAATGAAGCGAATAGCCAAAGGCATTCAAAGATTTGTAATCGACTCAGCCAAACCGTTTAAGGCTCCGGCACAAGCTTTGGTAACTCCGTTCATAACAGAATGCGCTAACGCCAGTGCTCAACGCAACATGCCTGCTGATGAACCGTTAAGGACTATTTGCGCTGAAGTTAAAGGCGGTCACTTTGCGCTAGTCACAAGCCACATGGTCAAAATGCGCGGCACTAACATCGGGTTTGAAATGACTGAACCTGCTCACACCATCACCGCTGGCGGTTTGCACCTAGGCGAAGTGCGAGCGTTCTTCATCAAATACTACGGTAATGAACAAGACGGCGTTGCTTGTAACGAACCGCTGCACACGATTACTACTAATGACCGATTTGGGTTAGTGATCATCAAAGGTGAGCCATACCAAATAGTTGATATTGGACTACGCATGCTTGAACCACATGAGCTATTTGCATGCCAGGGATTTAATTCAGATTACATCATTAGCGATTACAACGGTAAAACTACCAAGAAACAACAAGTCGCACGGGTGGGTAATAGCGTACCACCACAACTTTCAGAGGCCTTGGTAAAAGCCAACCTACCAGAACAATGCACTCAACTAGCAAAAGTCGCCTAA
- a CDS encoding tyrosine-type recombinase/integrase yields MSLSDTQLRSISGKPYTGKPEIADRDGLSVRISNAGTVTWQYRFRFRSSVGRLTLGRYPDVKLSEARKFVPELRNALANDTDPRVYWKQRNTRRGKVNVRYCCEQFLLKQGSSLKPGTIATYQSCFRVHLFDAFDDRLVDDITLGEWIDFFDEKSKVSRVTSGAILKQLKTILNWSVRRQLIKSVDVLQLRVSDIGSASTVGSRVLTVLECGKIWRELDKTRATRTITNSIKACMMTGARVSELLKSSRADFDLDSMVWTVPVVNSKTNQPIRRPISPALLELLQEQWSLHRSQWTFPAPNDYKKPVGIASVNKLVREIRPRVDIPDWRLHDFRRTISTRLSELGILPHVTEKMLGHVLGGVMAVYNKHDWLDEQAAAYQMWTEKLLLSAKREMNVMVLDTLP; encoded by the coding sequence ATGTCTTTATCTGACACACAGTTACGTTCTATAAGCGGAAAACCATACACGGGTAAACCTGAAATTGCTGACCGTGATGGTTTAAGTGTCCGCATTAGCAATGCAGGAACTGTAACTTGGCAATATCGCTTCCGTTTTCGCTCTTCTGTTGGACGTTTAACATTAGGTCGCTATCCTGATGTTAAATTATCTGAAGCTCGAAAATTTGTACCTGAACTGAGAAACGCATTAGCGAATGATACAGATCCAAGAGTGTATTGGAAACAACGCAATACCAGAAGAGGCAAAGTGAATGTCCGATATTGCTGCGAACAGTTTTTACTTAAACAAGGTAGCTCGTTAAAGCCAGGAACTATTGCCACTTATCAATCATGTTTTCGGGTGCATTTGTTTGATGCTTTTGATGATAGGTTAGTTGATGATATTACACTTGGAGAATGGATTGACTTCTTTGATGAAAAATCAAAAGTGAGTCGAGTAACCTCTGGCGCAATATTAAAGCAGTTAAAGACAATACTAAATTGGTCTGTACGAAGACAATTAATCAAATCGGTTGATGTGTTACAGCTTAGAGTATCAGACATTGGCTCTGCTTCCACAGTTGGTTCACGAGTGTTAACCGTACTCGAATGCGGGAAGATTTGGCGTGAGCTAGATAAAACAAGAGCAACCAGAACCATCACTAATTCTATAAAGGCTTGCATGATGACAGGGGCGAGGGTGTCTGAGCTACTTAAATCAAGTCGTGCTGATTTTGATTTAGACAGCATGGTGTGGACTGTTCCGGTTGTTAACAGTAAAACTAACCAACCTATCAGGCGGCCAATAAGCCCCGCTTTACTAGAGCTGCTTCAAGAGCAATGGTCTTTACATCGCTCTCAATGGACTTTTCCTGCACCAAATGATTATAAAAAGCCTGTTGGTATAGCGTCGGTGAATAAATTAGTCAGAGAAATTAGACCAAGAGTCGATATTCCAGACTGGAGACTGCATGATTTCAGAAGAACTATTTCAACGAGACTTTCTGAGCTTGGTATATTGCCTCATGTAACAGAAAAAATGCTAGGGCATGTCCTTGGCGGTGTGATGGCGGTGTACAACAAGCATGATTGGCTAGATGAGCAAGCAGCAGCTTACCAAATGTGGACGGAAAAACTGCTGCTGTCTGCCAAAAGAGAAATGAATGTAATGGTGTTGGATACTTTGCCTTAA
- the sbcB gene encoding exodeoxyribonuclease I has protein sequence MKINHEETPSLYWHDYETFGASPAKDRPCQFAGIRTDLELNIIGEPETFYCQLAPDYLPSPEAILITGITPQLANSKGMPEAEFMKRINELFSQPNTCVVGYNSLRFDDEVSRYGFYRNFIDPYAREWQQGNSRWDLIDLVRACYAFRPDGISWPTKEDGSPSFKLEQLTVANGLSHEKAHDAMSDVYATIAMAKFIKQQQPKLYDYYFKLRRKQAVSDQIDVLKMQPLVHVSSKISALNGCTTLIAPVTFHPTNKNAVICINLSMDISPLLTLTAEEIQARMYTSRADLAPDELPIPIKQIHINKCPFIGSAKLLDDDVALRLNVDKAFAREQYKRLKQSSDIREKLNAIFEIESDRPAITNPDLMLYSGGFFSHADKTKIDIVSHTQPHNLAALELQFDDPRINTMLFRYRARNYPQTLSHLESLKWREYCQEQLMDADYVMRLENLVEETSDNEHKQKLLKALYQYLQSL, from the coding sequence ATGAAAATAAATCATGAAGAAACGCCTTCACTTTACTGGCACGATTATGAAACATTCGGCGCAAGTCCAGCCAAAGACCGCCCCTGTCAGTTTGCCGGGATCCGCACGGATCTTGAATTAAACATTATCGGCGAGCCCGAAACCTTTTATTGCCAGCTTGCGCCAGATTATTTACCATCACCAGAAGCAATATTAATCACCGGGATCACGCCGCAACTGGCTAATAGTAAAGGTATGCCTGAAGCTGAGTTCATGAAGCGTATTAATGAATTATTCAGCCAACCTAATACCTGTGTTGTCGGCTACAATTCCTTACGCTTTGATGATGAAGTCAGCCGTTATGGTTTTTATCGTAACTTTATCGACCCATATGCACGGGAATGGCAACAGGGGAATTCACGCTGGGACTTAATTGATCTCGTTCGAGCCTGTTATGCGTTTCGTCCTGATGGCATTAGTTGGCCAACAAAGGAAGATGGCTCTCCTAGCTTCAAATTAGAGCAATTAACTGTTGCCAATGGCTTAAGCCATGAAAAAGCCCATGATGCCATGTCTGATGTATACGCAACTATCGCTATGGCTAAATTCATAAAACAACAGCAGCCTAAGTTATATGATTACTATTTTAAGTTACGCCGTAAACAAGCTGTAAGTGATCAAATTGATGTTTTAAAAATGCAGCCTTTGGTGCATGTGAGTTCTAAAATTAGCGCGCTCAATGGCTGCACCACATTAATTGCCCCTGTGACTTTTCATCCGACCAATAAAAATGCCGTTATTTGTATCAATTTATCCATGGATATCTCACCTTTATTGACATTAACGGCTGAAGAAATTCAAGCTAGAATGTATACTTCACGTGCAGATTTAGCACCCGATGAACTGCCTATCCCTATTAAACAAATCCACATTAATAAGTGTCCGTTTATTGGCTCTGCCAAGTTATTAGATGATGATGTAGCACTGCGGTTAAATGTGGATAAAGCCTTTGCCCGAGAGCAATATAAACGCTTAAAACAATCAAGCGATATTCGTGAAAAATTAAATGCCATATTTGAAATAGAATCAGATAGGCCAGCGATAACTAACCCTGACTTAATGCTCTACAGTGGCGGTTTTTTCAGCCATGCAGATAAAACCAAAATAGACATAGTGAGTCATACTCAACCACACAATTTAGCCGCATTGGAATTGCAGTTTGATGACCCTCGTATTAATACCATGCTGTTTCGTTATCGAGCCCGTAATTACCCACAAACATTAAGTCACCTAGAAAGCCTTAAGTGGCGAGAATACTGCCAGGAGCAGTTAATGGATGCCGATTATGTGATGCGACTCGAAAACTTAGTTGAAGAAACCAGCGACAATGAGCACAAACAAAAGCTATTAAAAGCCCTATATCAATACTTACAATCACTTTAG
- the cdd gene encoding cytidine deaminase, whose product MQNRFIDSINQLPKPLATALVPLLNANFGGHIDANQVSNLMTASQLNEQDLLMALLPIAASLASPSLSQFYVGAIVKGSSGDIYMGANLELPGEALFHTVHAEQSAISHAWLCGETHIIDIVVNFSPCGHCRQFINELVDGSKINIHLPGQAAAPLSHYLPYAFGPADLNVTRPLLSKSHIEFALESNDPTIIEGLEQAGLSYSPYTNCHAAVVLETQDGATFCGRYAENAAFNPSMQPMQMALSNLIRHNRDYSEIKRAVLVESSKGMISLVGAAMDALHTVAAVELEHIVVEPTDI is encoded by the coding sequence ATGCAAAATCGATTCATAGACAGTATCAATCAACTGCCAAAGCCACTGGCGACAGCTTTAGTGCCATTATTGAATGCTAATTTTGGTGGTCATATTGATGCCAATCAAGTGTCGAATTTAATGACCGCAAGCCAGTTAAACGAACAAGACCTTTTAATGGCGTTGTTACCCATAGCCGCATCATTAGCAAGTCCAAGCCTTAGCCAATTTTATGTTGGCGCAATTGTAAAAGGCAGCAGTGGCGATATTTATATGGGGGCAAACTTGGAGTTACCAGGTGAAGCACTTTTTCATACCGTTCATGCTGAGCAAAGTGCTATAAGCCATGCATGGCTGTGTGGTGAAACCCATATAATAGACATCGTAGTGAATTTCAGTCCTTGTGGCCATTGCCGTCAATTCATCAATGAACTTGTTGATGGCAGTAAAATCAATATCCACTTACCCGGTCAAGCAGCTGCACCATTAAGCCATTATTTACCGTATGCATTTGGCCCAGCAGACTTGAATGTGACTCGCCCATTATTGTCAAAAAGTCATATTGAATTTGCATTAGAGTCAAATGACCCGACAATTATTGAAGGGTTAGAGCAAGCGGGATTAAGTTACTCGCCTTACACTAACTGTCACGCTGCGGTCGTATTAGAAACCCAAGACGGCGCCACTTTTTGCGGTCGATACGCCGAGAACGCAGCATTTAATCCATCAATGCAGCCAATGCAGATGGCATTATCAAACCTGATAAGACACAACAGAGATTATAGCGAAATTAAACGTGCGGTATTAGTTGAGTCATCTAAAGGCATGATAAGCCTTGTAGGGGCAGCTATGGATGCGCTACATACTGTTGCGGCAGTAGAATTAGAACACATTGTAGTCGAGCCAACGGACATCTAG
- a CDS encoding NAD(P)-dependent oxidoreductase has translation MAKVAFLGLGVMGFPMAGHLVSQGHEVTVYNRTQAKSDLWTQTYQGKSAPTPKAASMGQDIVFTCVGNDDDLRQVVLGEQGAIHGMHAGTILVDHTTASADVAREIFAVLAAKDIAFLDAPISGGQAGAEKGMLTVMIGGEQATFDAVKPVIAAYSRCAELLGPVGSGQLTKMVNQICIAGVVQGLAEGLHFAKSAGLDGLKVIEVISQGAAQSWQMENRYKTMWQGEYNFGFAIDWMRKDLGIALDEARRNGSTLPVTALVDQFYADVQAMKGNRWDTSSLLARLEKNR, from the coding sequence ATGGCTAAGGTTGCATTTTTAGGTTTGGGTGTGATGGGGTTTCCCATGGCAGGTCATTTAGTGAGCCAGGGGCATGAGGTGACTGTGTACAATCGTACGCAAGCTAAATCAGATTTATGGACCCAAACTTACCAAGGTAAATCTGCTCCGACACCTAAAGCTGCTTCAATGGGTCAGGATATTGTCTTTACCTGTGTGGGTAATGACGATGATTTACGTCAGGTTGTTTTAGGTGAGCAGGGTGCTATTCATGGTATGCATGCTGGCACTATTTTAGTTGACCACACCACAGCATCCGCTGACGTTGCCCGTGAAATTTTTGCAGTGTTAGCTGCCAAAGATATTGCCTTCTTAGATGCACCTATTTCAGGCGGTCAAGCAGGGGCTGAAAAGGGCATGCTCACCGTTATGATCGGTGGCGAACAGGCTACTTTTGATGCCGTTAAACCTGTTATTGCTGCTTATAGTCGCTGTGCTGAGTTATTAGGGCCGGTTGGTTCTGGACAATTAACTAAAATGGTCAATCAAATTTGTATCGCTGGTGTGGTTCAAGGGTTGGCAGAAGGATTACACTTTGCCAAAAGTGCCGGCCTTGATGGTTTAAAAGTGATAGAGGTGATCAGCCAGGGAGCCGCACAAAGCTGGCAAATGGAAAATCGCTATAAAACCATGTGGCAAGGCGAGTATAACTTTGGGTTTGCTATTGACTGGATGCGTAAAGACTTAGGTATAGCACTTGATGAAGCTCGTCGTAATGGATCGACTCTGCCTGTGACTGCACTGGTTGATCAATTCTACGCTGACGTTCAAGCGATGAAAGGTAATCGATGGGATACTTCAAGTTTATTAGCACGTCTAGAAAAAAATCGTTAA
- a CDS encoding acyl-CoA thioesterase, with protein sequence MAGIDRQLTLRFLAEPADVNFGGKVHGGAVMKWIDLAAYASAAGWSGKYCITVYAGGIRFVKPIHVGNIVEVTGKIIYTGTTSMHVAIDVKAGDPKYSERHLTTHCIVIMVAVDDAGKPTDVPEWIPKTEDDIRLRDSALRLMDMRKRIGAEMEAHVKPIVE encoded by the coding sequence ATGGCCGGTATAGACAGACAGCTGACATTACGTTTTTTAGCTGAGCCTGCTGATGTGAATTTTGGCGGCAAAGTTCATGGCGGTGCGGTAATGAAGTGGATCGATTTAGCCGCTTACGCATCTGCTGCAGGTTGGAGCGGAAAGTATTGTATTACTGTATACGCCGGTGGTATTCGTTTTGTTAAACCTATTCATGTGGGTAACATAGTCGAAGTGACCGGTAAAATTATCTACACTGGAACAACATCTATGCATGTGGCGATTGATGTTAAAGCGGGTGACCCAAAATATTCAGAACGTCATTTAACAACCCATTGCATTGTGATTATGGTTGCGGTTGATGATGCTGGTAAACCGACAGATGTACCTGAGTGGATCCCCAAGACCGAGGATGACATTCGTTTACGCGATTCAGCATTACGGTTAATGGACATGCGTAAACGCATTGGTGCAGAGATGGAAGCTCACGTAAAACCAATCGTTGAGTAA
- the fabF gene encoding beta-ketoacyl-ACP synthase II: MSKRRVVITGLGLVTPVGNDVESSWKALLAGQSGIEPITKFDATEFSTRFSGSVKNFDVEQYLTKKDARKMDLFIQYGMAAGIQAMKDSGLDMSLERPERVGTAIGSGMGGMHLIEQNHSALLKGGPRKVSPFYVPSTIINMISGHLSIMYGMTGPNFAVTTACTTGVHNIGFAARTIAYGDADVMVAGGAEDVTSPLAVAGFGSAKALSTRNDDYQAASRPWDKDRDGFVIGDGAGVLVMEEYEHANARGAKIYGELVGFGMSGDAFHMTSPPADGAGAAAAMVNAISDAGITKESIGYINAHGTSTPAGDKAEAAAVKSVFGAHAYDLLVSSTKSMTGHLLGAAGSVEAIITLLALQDQHIPPTINLDNPDEGCDLDFVAHTSRKYQFDYALCNSFGFGGTNASLLFKKI, translated from the coding sequence ATGTCTAAACGTCGAGTTGTTATTACAGGTCTAGGATTAGTGACTCCAGTGGGTAATGATGTCGAATCATCCTGGAAAGCGTTACTTGCTGGTCAAAGTGGTATTGAGCCTATTACTAAATTTGATGCTACAGAATTCAGTACTCGCTTTAGTGGCTCAGTTAAAAACTTTGATGTTGAACAATATTTAACTAAAAAAGATGCCCGTAAAATGGATCTATTTATCCAATACGGCATGGCGGCAGGAATTCAAGCCATGAAGGACTCTGGCTTAGACATGAGCCTAGAGCGACCAGAGCGTGTAGGCACCGCAATAGGTTCTGGTATGGGTGGAATGCATTTAATAGAGCAAAATCATAGCGCATTACTCAAAGGCGGACCTCGTAAAGTTTCACCATTTTATGTGCCTAGTACTATTATTAATATGATTTCAGGTCATTTATCAATTATGTATGGCATGACCGGTCCTAATTTCGCTGTCACGACGGCTTGTACAACAGGTGTTCACAACATTGGCTTTGCAGCGCGCACTATTGCTTATGGTGATGCAGATGTAATGGTTGCTGGCGGAGCTGAAGATGTTACTAGCCCATTAGCTGTTGCCGGCTTTGGCTCAGCTAAAGCCTTATCTACTCGTAACGATGACTATCAAGCCGCCAGTCGCCCATGGGATAAAGACCGTGATGGTTTTGTTATTGGTGATGGTGCCGGTGTGTTAGTGATGGAAGAGTATGAACACGCCAATGCTCGTGGTGCAAAAATTTACGGCGAACTAGTCGGCTTTGGCATGAGCGGAGATGCGTTTCACATGACATCTCCTCCTGCAGATGGTGCAGGTGCCGCCGCAGCTATGGTGAATGCGATTAGTGATGCTGGTATTACTAAAGAGTCGATTGGTTATATTAATGCGCACGGCACTTCTACACCAGCCGGAGATAAAGCTGAAGCTGCGGCGGTTAAGTCGGTATTTGGTGCACATGCCTATGATTTGCTAGTCAGCTCCACTAAATCAATGACGGGTCATTTGCTAGGCGCTGCGGGGTCAGTTGAAGCGATTATTACCTTACTGGCTCTACAAGATCAACATATCCCACCAACAATCAATCTAGATAATCCTGATGAGGGTTGTGATTTAGATTTTGTTGCCCATACCTCACGTAAATATCAATTTGATTACGCTTTATGTAATTCATTTGGATTTGGTGGCACCAACGCTTCACTGTTATTTAAGAAAATCTAA
- the acpP gene encoding acyl carrier protein — MSNIEERVKKIIIEQLGVKEEDVKSAASFVDDLGADSLDTVELVMALEEEFDTEIPDEEAEKITTVQAAIDYVSKNQ, encoded by the coding sequence ATGAGCAACATCGAAGAACGTGTAAAGAAAATCATTATTGAGCAACTAGGTGTTAAAGAAGAAGACGTTAAATCTGCTGCTTCTTTCGTGGACGATTTAGGTGCCGATTCTCTGGACACAGTTGAATTGGTTATGGCTCTAGAAGAAGAGTTTGATACCGAGATCCCTGATGAAGAAGCTGAAAAGATCACTACTGTTCAAGCAGCGATCGATTACGTTTCTAAGAATCAGTAA
- the fabG gene encoding 3-oxoacyl-ACP reductase FabG, with protein MSISFNLEGKVALVTGASRGIGRAIAETLVQAGAVVIGTATSEKGAAAIQEYLGDKGLGLVLNVTDSESVAHLFSQIKEKAGDVDILVNNAGITRDNLLMRMKDDEWQDIIDTNLTSLFKLSKPVMRSMMKKRFGRIISIGSVVGTMGNAGQVNYSAAKAGLIGFTKSLAREVASRQITVNAVSPGFIQTDMTDELTPEQQQAIMSQVPMERLGQAQEIANAVLFLASDSAAYITGETLHVNGGMYMV; from the coding sequence ATGAGTATTAGCTTTAATTTAGAAGGTAAAGTGGCACTTGTCACGGGTGCAAGCCGCGGTATTGGACGTGCAATTGCAGAAACATTAGTACAAGCTGGCGCGGTTGTCATTGGTACAGCAACCAGTGAGAAAGGCGCTGCAGCGATTCAAGAGTATCTAGGCGACAAAGGTTTAGGTCTTGTGCTGAATGTCACAGATAGCGAATCTGTGGCGCATTTATTTAGCCAAATTAAAGAAAAAGCTGGCGATGTTGATATTCTCGTGAATAATGCAGGTATTACACGTGATAATTTATTAATGAGAATGAAAGATGATGAGTGGCAAGATATCATTGACACTAATTTAACTTCATTATTTAAATTGTCTAAGCCTGTGATGCGATCTATGATGAAAAAGCGTTTTGGGCGTATCATCAGTATCGGATCTGTTGTTGGTACTATGGGTAATGCTGGCCAAGTCAATTACTCTGCCGCTAAAGCCGGTTTAATAGGATTTACTAAATCTCTTGCAAGAGAGGTTGCATCTCGTCAAATAACAGTTAATGCTGTTTCACCTGGATTTATTCAGACTGATATGACAGATGAGCTGACACCAGAGCAGCAACAGGCTATTATGTCGCAAGTTCCGATGGAACGTTTAGGGCAAGCGCAAGAAATTGCCAATGCAGTATTGTTTTTGGCCTCAGATTCAGCCGCTTACATCACAGGTGAAACATTGCATGTGAATGGCGGAATGTACATGGTTTAA
- the fabD gene encoding ACP S-malonyltransferase: MENVAFVFPGQGSQAVGMLADLAQEHDVVAQTFAEASQVLGYDLWALVKDGPAESLNETDKTQPALLTASVAIWRAYQASGKAMPAYLAGHSLGEYSALVCAGVMQFTDAVKLVELRGQLMQQAVPAGTGAMYAIIGLDDDAIATACEASAQGDVVSPVNYNSPGQVVIAGEKNAVERAAAACKAAGAKMVVALPVSVPSHCALMKPAADKLAQALADISFSVPVINVINNVDVAMPTLGEDIKDALVRQLYCPVRWSDTVNYMAEKGVTELVEMGPGKVLTGLTKRINKSVSAQAVNDVASFAALTE, from the coding sequence ATGGAAAATGTGGCTTTTGTATTTCCGGGTCAAGGTTCACAAGCTGTCGGTATGTTAGCTGACTTAGCCCAAGAACATGATGTGGTTGCACAAACATTTGCCGAGGCTTCACAGGTACTTGGCTATGATTTATGGGCGCTTGTAAAAGACGGACCAGCAGAATCATTAAATGAAACGGATAAAACCCAGCCAGCATTACTTACCGCAAGTGTGGCTATTTGGCGTGCTTATCAAGCTAGCGGTAAAGCCATGCCAGCTTATCTTGCTGGTCATAGTTTAGGTGAATATTCAGCACTTGTGTGTGCAGGTGTTATGCAATTTACAGACGCGGTTAAGTTAGTAGAACTTCGTGGTCAATTAATGCAACAAGCCGTTCCTGCAGGAACCGGTGCTATGTACGCCATCATTGGTCTAGACGATGATGCAATTGCAACAGCATGTGAAGCCTCAGCACAAGGAGATGTGGTCAGTCCTGTTAACTACAACAGCCCAGGACAGGTCGTTATAGCCGGAGAGAAAAACGCCGTCGAACGCGCAGCAGCTGCGTGTAAAGCGGCTGGCGCTAAAATGGTTGTAGCATTGCCAGTAAGCGTGCCATCTCATTGTGCCCTGATGAAGCCTGCGGCAGATAAACTAGCTCAGGCCTTAGCTGATATTTCATTTTCAGTCCCGGTAATTAATGTCATTAATAATGTTGATGTGGCAATGCCTACACTTGGCGAAGATATAAAAGATGCGTTAGTACGCCAGTTGTATTGCCCGGTTCGTTGGAGCGATACCGTGAATTATATGGCCGAAAAAGGTGTCACTGAATTAGTTGAAATGGGACCGGGTAAAGTATTAACTGGTTTGACAAAAAGAATTAATAAATCTGTTTCAGCCCAAGCAGTCAATGATGTTGCATCATTTGCTGCATTAACTGAGTAA
- a CDS encoding beta-ketoacyl-ACP synthase III: MHTKILGTGSYLPVQVRSNQDLEKMVDTSDQWIMDRTGISERRIAASDESVSTMGYQAALKALEMAGIEATDLDMIVCGTTSAPNAFPAAACEIQAMLGVKQIPAFDIAAACSGFVYALSVADQFVKTGAAKKVLVIGADVLSRMCGPDDRSTVILFGDGAGAVVIGVSDTPGIINTHIYADGSQGDLLKCSFPPRANESSEAVGYMTMKGNDVFKVAVTQLSNVVTETLRINNIDKSEIDWLVPHQANFRIINATAKKLNMSLDKVVLTLARHGNTSAASVPIALDEAVRDGRIQRGQLLLLEAFGAGFAWGSALVRF; this comes from the coding sequence ATGCATACAAAAATTCTCGGAACAGGTAGTTATCTGCCTGTGCAAGTGCGCAGTAATCAAGATTTAGAAAAAATGGTCGACACCAGTGATCAATGGATTATGGATCGAACAGGCATCTCAGAACGCCGTATAGCAGCCTCTGATGAGTCCGTGTCGACTATGGGTTATCAAGCTGCACTTAAAGCGCTTGAGATGGCGGGTATCGAAGCGACTGATCTTGACATGATTGTGTGTGGTACCACGAGTGCCCCCAATGCTTTTCCTGCCGCAGCTTGCGAAATTCAAGCCATGTTAGGTGTTAAACAAATCCCTGCTTTTGATATTGCCGCTGCGTGTTCAGGGTTTGTTTACGCGTTATCCGTAGCAGACCAATTTGTTAAAACTGGCGCGGCTAAAAAAGTGTTAGTTATTGGCGCTGATGTATTATCACGCATGTGTGGACCTGACGATCGTTCAACGGTTATTTTATTCGGTGATGGTGCCGGTGCTGTCGTGATTGGCGTTAGCGATACCCCTGGAATTATTAATACTCATATCTACGCAGATGGCAGCCAGGGTGATTTGTTGAAATGCTCATTCCCTCCACGCGCTAATGAATCCTCAGAAGCGGTCGGTTATATGACAATGAAGGGCAACGATGTATTTAAAGTGGCGGTTACTCAACTATCAAATGTAGTGACTGAAACACTGCGAATTAATAATATCGATAAATCTGAAATTGATTGGTTAGTCCCACATCAAGCTAATTTTAGAATTATTAATGCGACCGCTAAAAAATTGAACATGAGTTTAGATAAAGTCGTTTTAACTTTAGCAAGGCATGGTAATACCTCTGCCGCATCTGTGCCGATTGCGCTAGATGAAGCGGTACGAGATGGTCGAATTCAACGAGGTCAATTATTACTTTTAGAAGCCTTTGGAGCAGGATTTGCTTGGGGCAGTGCGTTAGTTCGCTTCTAA